Proteins found in one Ostrinia nubilalis chromosome 27, ilOstNubi1.1, whole genome shotgun sequence genomic segment:
- the LOC135084897 gene encoding guanine nucleotide-binding protein G(f) subunit alpha yields the protein MRITCVPCMQASNEDADYSKQLDKEIKTWIRPYDQAIKLLLLGTGESGKTTIIKQMKILHVQGFSQSERADKVKYIRHNVHESMHDILFNMAPLGIKLQNARNYDAYKFILRCGTAGPPEYSEDYYDFVRSLWKDAGVRECFRRSNEYQLIESAEYFLDRIDLLAKPDYVPSDADILRCRQKTTGIQKIEFKVKVPKSMAGGVQDFWMFDVGGQRGERKKWIQVFEGINAIWFVVACSDFDQTLREDQTQNRLKEALDLFEDVWQSRFLITAGLIVFLNKQDVLENKIAQGRNVGDYFPDYHNYKPEADAFTRTKLFIRSMFAEKTTQKRDRKNVTASERFRVVEASRPRECYFHFTTATDTDNVRTVFRDVHQIILTHILTNIGVY from the exons atgaggaTAACCTGTGTGCCGTGTATGCAGGCTAGCAATGAAGATGCAGATTATTCTAAACAATtggataaagaaataaaaacgtGGATCCGACCGTATGATCAA gctATAAAACTACTTTTACTTGGCACCGGAGAAAGTGGGAAGACAACCATCATCAAGCAAATGAAGATATTGCACGTTCAAGGATTCTCTCAAAg TGAACGGGCAGATAAAGTGAAATACATTAGACACAACGTCCACGAGTCGATGCACGATATACTCTTCAACATGGCTCCACTGGGCATCAAACTGCAGAACGCAAGGAACTACGACGCTTACAAATTCATACTGCGATGCGGGACTGCTGGACCTCCCGAGTATAGTGAG GATTACTACGACTTTGTGAGGTCCCTGTGGAAAGACGCCGGCGTGAGGGAGTGCTTTCGAAGATCAAATGAATACCAGCTCATCGAAAGCGCTGAATA TTTCCTAGATCGCATAGACCTCCTAGCAAAACCAGACTATGTGCCTTCTGATGCGGACATACTACGATGTCGTCAGAAAACCACTGGGATTCAGAAAATCGAGTTCAAAGTGAAG GTGCCAAAATCAATGGCAGGTGGAGTCCAAGACTTCTGGATGTTCGACGTTGGAGGGCAGAGGGGCGAGAGGAAGAAATGGATACAA GTGTTCGAAGGCATCAACGCTATCTGGTTCGTGGTGGCATGCAGCGACTTCGACCAGACCCTGAGGGAAGACCAGACCCAGAACAGACTGAAGGAAGCGCTGGACTTGTTCGAAGACGTTTGGCAGAGCAG GTTCCTAATCACAGCAGGCCTAATAGTGTTCCTGAACAAGCAAGACGTGTTAGAGAACAAAATCGCTCAAGGCCGCAACGTGGGAGATTATTTCCCCGATTACCACAACTACAAGCCCGAGGCGGACGCGTTTACGAGAACCAAGCTCTTTATTAGGAGCATGTTTGCT GAAAAGACGACCCAAAAGCGCGACCGCAAGAACGTCACGGCATCGGAACGGTTCCGCGTAGTCGAGGCCAGCCGTCCGCGCGAGTGCTACTTCCACTTCACAACGGCCACGGACACGGATAACGTGCGGACCGTGTTCCGGGATGTGCACCAGATCATACTCACGCATATACTCACCAACATCGGCGTTTATTAG
- the LOC135084986 gene encoding uncharacterized protein LOC135084986 codes for MTLQNCEIFASVTFYLLAKIICYTVDYIRASMFNKSGTVLTSIPENNEEEEIKKWVPKKKHEVLKAKYKCLKKLFQIYDASVIGILPENPEICENEEEVKVKSRRKRSHRTKTDACAGTTEVSSGDATEMSETEKGSTIATTIMRELKMTQCSCTSTQYDSSTISNRYATTQNSKSIITDKESECIQATETEIIQHPIPYLIVNEKPKATRFQLFLQRIFGIKRERSYKNFVHPNGHIYAASDNNITPHYSEKRRRRGLRFRKLRRPKKIQSDGALRNVKSPMILTYVQSVQKNCLMDTTPRQCPIMGCRMIFYGIINYNDHLNLCHFTERKFICHYCHEGFEREYDKYLHENEHIGINKINSNHPNVSSRQRKASITQTDPELTKSDVPEDKLKKIVSFFDKIADPDQILSEIKKNRFSESNLQNRQSKDDSATENTSCNSESDKRTVSCVNLHRKVKIPSPAESEVTSKFPYNSPVTCHFCGENFDYRRQLSLHVDLEHRVHDKFSKFHSCAGIINPRRHEEGKVTFKTTDRRSNAPSEDTFRRKSEESLTYEPSTNIVYYTSMESVGSKKPPVSYKWEPGTKIIRV; via the exons ATGACACTGCAAAATTGCGAAATATTCGCTAGTGTGACGTTCTATTTGCTAGCCAAAATTATTTGTTACACCGTCGACTATATTCGAGCATCAATGTTCAACAAGTCGGGGACCGTTCTGACGAGTATCCCGGAGAATAATGAGGAAGAAGAGATCAAGAAATGGGTGCCAAAGAAGAAGCATGAGGTTCTGAAAGCCAAATACAAGTGCTTGAAGAAGCTGTTCCAGATATACGATGCGAGCGTGATCGGGATTTTGCCAGAGAATCCGGAGATATGTGAAAATGAGGAGGAGGTCAAAGTTAAGAGTCGGAGGAAAAGGTCCCATAGGACGAAGACTGACGCCTGTGCTGGGACAACGGAGGTCTCGAGCGGGGATGCTACTGAGATGTCGGAGACTGAGAAAG GTTCCACCATAGCCACCACAATAATGCGCGAGCTGAAAATGACGCAATGTTCGTGCACGTCAACCCAGTACGATTCCTCTACCATCTCCAACCGCTACGCCACCACCCAGAACTCCAAATCCATCATCACCGACAAAGAATCCGAGTGCATTCAAGCCACAGAAACAGAAATCATCCAACACCCGATTCCTTATCTGATAGTGAACGAGAAACCCAAAGCGACAAGGTTTCAGCTATTCTTGCAAAGGATATTCGGGATCAAACGCGAAAGGTCGTATAAGAACTTCGTGCATCCAAACGGGCACATCTACGCGGCCAGCGACAATAATATTACTCCTCACTACTCGGAGAAAAGAAGACGAAGAGGATTGCGGTTTAGGAAGTTAAGAAGACCGAAGAAGATACAGTCTGATGGCGCGTTGAGAAACGTCAAGAGTCCCATGATCCTGACGTACGTGCAGAGCGTTCAGAAGAACTGCCTGATGGATACCACGCCGAGGCAGTGTCCTATCATGGGTTGCAGGATGATATTCTATG GCATAATCAATTACAACGACCATCTCAACCTCTGTCATTTCACCGAACGCAAGTTCATCTGCCACTACTGCCACGAAGGTTTCGAAAGAGAATACGACAAGTATCTCCACGAAAACGAGCATATCGGCATCAATAAGATCAACTCCAATCACCCCAACGTATCTTCTAGACAAAGGAAAGCCAGCATCACCCAAACCGACCCTGAGCTCACGAAATCTGACGTCCCAGAAGACAAATTAAAGAAAATCGTCTCGTTCTTCGACAAAATCGCTGATCCCGATCAGATCTTGTCAGAGATCAAGAAGAACAGGTTTTCAGAGTCGAATCTGCAGAATAGGCAGTCCAAAGATGATTCGGCTACCGAAAACACCAGCTGCAACTCGGAATCTGATAAAAGGACGGTCAGCTGCGTGAATCTCCATAGGAAGGTCAAGATACCCTCTCCAGCGGAATCTGAAGTGACGTCCAAGTTTCCCTACAACTCGCCGGTGACGTGTCACTTCTGTGGAGAGAACTTTGATTATAG ACGCCAACTGAGTCTCCACGTGGACTTAGAACACAGAGTCCACGACAAGTTCTCGAAGTTCCACAGCTGTGCCGGCATCATCAACCCTCGCCGCCACGAAGAAGGTAAGGTGACCTTTAAGACCACAGACCGAAGGAGCAATGCCCCATCCGAGGACACCTTCCGAAGGAAGTCTGAAGAGAGTCTAACGTACGAGCCTTCTACAAATATAGTTTATTACACAAGTATGGAGTCTGTAGGCTCCAAAAAACCGCCCGTGAGCTACAAATGGGAGCCGGGCACAAAAATTATTAGGGTGTAG